One genomic region from Salvia hispanica cultivar TCC Black 2014 chromosome 2, UniMelb_Shisp_WGS_1.0, whole genome shotgun sequence encodes:
- the LOC125205939 gene encoding ATPase family AAA domain-containing protein At1g05910, with the protein MFSKGSVVVDGPDSRPVRTSDRLKSRPRHHNHRMYYTPNIVMRSKKKKQKKRASSAHLAKFFQQERNAKENSADANLRRSTRKRRMPMNLEEYTDSSGTEDNDLMVSPVPRYRRSSNRINNNIASQDELTPRREGLRPRREGLRPRRSRGGSRKALRIESDEEQSTSDEKEVNDEPDNAKDMEDNDADDGEEEEEVAGEEDGEDEEEEDGDDEEGEEQEGTRRYDLRNRAEVRRLSIEQSKQMPRSPRRVLHQGMGSKAGRDSRRGSRVHKRHRMTRADDSDDSLLVDELDQGPPIPWGRGGSRSAAPWLLGGLDMQGTASLGLNVAASGWGHQNDTLSNLSSGIQTAGPSSKGGADIQPVQIDESVSFDDIGGLSGYIDALKEMVFFPLLYPDFFASYNITPPRGVLLCGPPGTGKTLIARALACAASKAGQKVSFYMRKGADVLSKWVGEAERQLKLLFEEAQKNQPSIIFFDEIDGLAPVRSSKQEQIHNSIVSTLLALMDGLDSRGQVVLIGATNRVDAIDGALRRPGRFDREFNFPLPSCEARAEILEIHTRKWKEAPSKELKLELAASCVGYCGADLKALCTEAAIRAFRERYPQVYTSDDKFLIDVDSVKVEKNHFLEAMTTITPAAHRGSIVNSRPLSPVVFPCLQQLLEKAMSIICDIFPVVSSDVTKLSMLSYGSAISLVYRPRLLLCGDDGVGLDHLGPAVLHELEKFPVHSLALPSLLSDPGAKTPEEALVHIFGEARRTTPSILYLPQFHLWWESAHDQLKAVLRTLLEELPSGLPILLLGTSSIPLAEIYDSPSIFSDRHVLNLSSPSKEDRSLFFDRLIEAALSIQTESVTTSATSKGLPELPKAPKVPTGPKISELRAKAEAQGHGLRRLRMCLRDVCNRVLYDKRFSAFHYPVTDEDAPNYHAIIQNPMDIATLLQRVDSGKYITCKSFVEDFDLILANAKKYNGDDYNGSRIVSRAHELRDSVHGMLSQMDPSLVTFCDKIAEEGGPISLPAEDGTTIPQPPVTQMMSMTRASARLNNVQPEVNLDRCNEPSKKSKKQTDASQTEEGSDLDLDPPPKPTEEAEANCTEQPTVEMPVSDGDEQMGNTTQDSAMSHAETADQVDSIKKLLLDRSEDYNIPQLERLYTSIMKGVFETKDRSEVKDLKASILRILLEFAKDKSRF; encoded by the exons ATGTTCTCAAAAGGATCAGTTGTGGTGGATGGGCCAGATTCAAGGCCTGTTCGTACAAGTGATAGGCTCAAGAGTAGGCCAAGGCATCATAATCACCGCATGTATTATACTCCAAATATTGTTATGCGgagtaagaaaaagaagcagaagaagagaGCTTCATCTGCACATTTGGCAAAGTTTTTCCAACAGGAAAGAAACGCAAAAGAAAAC TCAGCGGATGCCAATCTTAGGCGGTCAACCAGGAAGCGTAGGATGCCAATGAATCTTGAGGAATACACTGATAGTTCTGGAACAGAGGATAATGACTTGATGGTGTCTCCAGTGCCTAGGTATCGAAGATCCAGCAACAGAATAAACAATAACATTGCAAGCCAAGATGAGTTGACACCTCGTCGTGAAGGACTAAGACCTCGTCGTGAAGGACTCCGGCCTCGACGTTCCAGAGGAGGTTCTAGAAAAGCATTGCGCATAGAATCCGATGAGGAACAAAGCACATCTGATGAAAAGGAGGTAAATGACGAACCAGATAATGCTAAAGATATGGAGGATAATGATGCTGATGAtggagaggaggaagaggaggttGCGGGTGAGGAGGatggtgaagatgaagaagaagaagatggggATGATGAAGAGGGGGAAGAGCAAGAGGGTACAAGGCGATATGATCTCCGCAATCGAGCTGAAGTCCGCAGACTCTCGATAGAGCAGAGTAAACAAATGCCAAGATCTCCACGTAGAGTACTTCATCAAGGAATGGGTTCTAAAGCAGGCAGGGATTCAAGGAGGGGCTCACGAGTTCATAAACGTCATCGAATGACTCGAGCTGACGACTCTGATGATTCACTTCTAGTAGATGAGCTTGATCAAGGTCCTCCAATACCATGGGGAAGAGGTGGCAGCAGATCAGCTGCGCCTTGGTTGCTTGGAGGGCTAGACATGCAAGGGACTGCATCATTGGGGTTAAATGTTGCTGCATCTGGTTGGGGTCATCAAAATGATACACTTTCTAATTTATCTTCTGGTATTCAAACTGCTGGTCCAAGCTCCAAAGGAGGGGCTGACATTCAGCCCGTTCAAATTGATGAGTCTGTAAGTTTTGATGATATAGGTGGTTTGTCTGGGTATATTGATGCCTTGAAGGAAATGGTATTCTTTCCACTGTTATATCCAGACTTCTTCGCAAGCTACAATATTACTCCACCCAGGGGAGTCTTATTATGTGGTCCTCCTGGCACGGGGAAAACATTGATTGCTAGAGCATTGGCGTGTGCTGCTTCAAAGGCTGGGCAGAAAGTCAGTTTTTATATGCGTAAGGGGGCTGATGTCTTGAGCAAATGGGTTGGGGAAGCTGAAAGACAATTGAAATTGTTATTTGAAGAAGCTCAAAAGAATCAGCCCTCAATCATCTTCTTCGACGAGATTGATGGGCTGGCACCTGTTCGGTCTAGCAAGCAAGAGCAGATTCATAATTCAATTGTGTCGACTCTGCTTGCCCTAATGGATGGTCTTGATTCTCGCGGACAAGTAGTCTTGATTGGTGCTACCAACAGAGTTGATGCTATTGATGGAGCCTTGAGGCGCCCTGGGAGATTTGATCGTGAGTTCAACTTTCCCTTGCCTAGCTGTGAAGCACGTGCTGAAATTCTGGAAATACATACCCGTAAGTGGAAGGAGGCCCCTTCAAAGGAGCTTAAACTGGAACTTGCAGCTAGTTGTGTAGGATACTGTGGTGCTGATTTAAAAGCTCTATGCACTGAAGCTGCAATACGTGCTTTTCGGGAAAGATATCCACAAGTCTATACAAGTGATGACAAATTCTTAATAGATGTTGATTCTGTGAAGGTGGAAAAGAATCACTTTCTAGAGGCTATGACAACAATCACCCCTGCTGCACACAGAGGCTCCATTGTGAACTCGAGGCCATTATCACCTGTTGTTTTTCCGTGTCTGCAACAACTTCTGGAAAAGGCTATGAGTATCATTTGTGACATATTCCCTGTTGTTTCATCAGATGTAACAAAGCTCTCAATGCTTTCCTATGGATCCGCAATTTCCCTTGTCTATAGGCCTAGGCTTCTATTGTGTGGTGACGATGGTGTTGGGCTG GATCATCTTGGGCCTGCAGTTTTACATGAACTAGAGAAGTTTCCTGTTCACTCTCTTGCTCTGCCATCTTTACTTTCTGATCCTGGAGCTAAAACGCCAGAGGAAGCTTTGGTGCATATTTTTGGTGAAGCCAGGAGAACTACACCATCTATACTATATTTGCCTCAGTTCCACCTTTGGTGGGAGAGT gCACATGACCAACTCAAGGCTGTACTGCGAACACTGTTGGAAGAATTACCTTCGGGTTTGCCCATATTACTATTGGGAACATCTTCTATCCCGCTTGCTGAGATATATGATAGTCCCTCAATATTTTCCGACCGCCATGT TTTGAATTTAAGCTCACCATCAAAAGAAGACAGATCATTGTTTTTTGATCGTCTGATAGAAGCAGCATTGTCAATTCAAACTGAGAGTGTGACGACATCAGCTACATCTAAGGGCCTTCCTGAACTTCCAAAAGCACCAAAAGTGCCTACTGGACCCAAGATCTCTGAGCTAAGGGCTAAAGCTGAAGCACAGGGACATGGTCTTCGTCGACTACGGATGTGCCTTCGAGATGTTTGCAATCG GGTTCTTTATGATAAGAGGTTCAGTGCCTTCCATTATCCAGTCACAGATGAAGATGCACCAAACTACCATGCCATAATCCAGAACCCTATGGACATTGCAACGTTGCTGCAGCGTGTTGACAGTGGAAAATATATCACATGTAAATCATTCGTGGAGGATTTCGACCTCATTTTGGCTAATGCTAAG AAATACAACGGGGATGATTACAACGGATCTAGGATCGTCAGTAGAGCACATGAACTTCGCGATTCT GTTCACGGCATGCTATCCCAGATGGACCCTTCCTTGGTTACATTTTGTGACAAGATCGCTGAGGAAGGTGGCCCAATCTCATTGCCCGCTGAAGACGGGACTACTATCCCTCAACCTCCTGTTACCCAAATGATGTCGATGACTAGGGCAAGCGCCCGCCTTAATAATGTGCAGCCCGAAGTTAATCTAGATCGGTGCAACGAACCATCTAAGAAGTCGAAGAAACAAACCGATGCCTCTCAAACAG AAGAGGGATCGGACCTTGATTTGGATCCACCACCAAAGCCAACTGAAGAAGCCGAGGCAAACTGTACAGAGCAGCCGACAGTAGAGATGCCAGTTTCCGATGGCGATGAGCAGATGGGAAATACAACACAAGACAGTGCCATGTCGCATGCAGAAACTGCCGATCAAGTGGATTCCATCAAGAAGCTGCTGCTGGATCGGTCGGAAGATTACAACATCCCACAGCTTGAGAGATTGTACACAAGCATAATGAAGGGCGTTTTTGAAACAAAGGATAGGTCTGAGGTAAAAGATCTTAAAGCCTCGATTTTGCGGATTTTGCTTGAGTTTGCTAAAGACAAGTCTAGGTTCTAG
- the LOC125205940 gene encoding ABC transporter G family member 25 — protein sequence MLVSSEAAEAPPNNNNGGQNPQNQSNPLCSFPIMLKFVDVSYRVKLHGGGAKSRNNSIMGMLGGGASADVENPAAERTILNGITGTAAPGRLLTILGPSGSGKSTLLNALAGRLHHSHGLAGAVLFNGRKFTKQIGKKTGFVAQDDVLYPHLTVRETLVFCSLLRLPAYLGREQKVAAAEAAIAELGLAPCADTIIGNSFVRGVSGGERKRVSIAHEMLVDPSLLILDEPTSGLDATAAYRLVAALGGLAARGKTVVMSVHQPSSRVYQMFDDLLVLSEGRCIYSGARADAAPYFNSVGFAPAFPMNPADFLLDLANGVCQLDGFNERERPNVRQTLVSSYNNVLAPKVKRACMEAPVVVASSRERNASPPTKEYSCTSHLVTWANHFCVLLQRNLKERKHEAFNSLRVFQVIAAALLGGFMWWHSDYRDVQDRLGLLFFVSIFWGVFPSFNAVFAFPQERAIFMKEKAAGMYTLSSYFMARITGDLPMELILPTLFLSILYWMAGLKPELTAFVLTLLVLLGYVLVSIGLGLALGAFIMDAKQASTMVTVIMLAFVLTGGYYVHRVPLFVSWIKYTSTTFYTYRLLINVQYGDGESISSMLGCSSTRRLHETSTCRFVHEDITGQIHPALSVGIMVIMFVGYRLLAYLALRRIKA from the exons ATGTTGGTGTCAAGTGAAGCTGCCGAAGCTCCACCTAATAATAACAATGGCGGTCAAAATCCTCAAAATCAATCTAATCCCCTTTGCTCTTTCCCCATCATGCTTaag tttgtGGATGTTTCTTACAGAGTGAAGTTGCATGGCGGCGGAGCAAAATCGAGAAATAATAGCATAATGGGCATGCTTGGCGGCGGCGCGTCCGCTGATGTGGAGAATCCGGCGGCGGAGCGGACGATTTTGAATGGGATCACGGGCACGGCGGCGCCGGGGAGGCTGTTGACGATCCTTGGCCCCTCCGGCAGCGGCAAATCGACGCTCCTCAACGCCCTCGCCGGCCGGCTCCACCACAGCCACGGCCTCGCCGGCGCCGTCCTCTTCAACGGCCGGAAATTCACGAAGCAGATCGGTAAAAAGACCGGCTTCGTGGCGCAAGACGACGTGCTGTACCCGCACCTGACGGTGCGGGAGACGCTCGTCTTCTGCTCCCTGCTCCGCCTCCCGGCCTATTTGGGCCGGGAGCAGAAGGTTGCGGCCGCAGAGGCCGCGATCGCGGAGCTCGGCCTGGCGCCGTGCGCGGACACCATCATCGGGAACAGCTTCGTGCGCGGCGTCTCGGGCGGGGAGCGGAAGCGGGTCAGCATCGCGCACGAGATGCTGGTGGACCCCAGCCTGCTCATCCTCGACGAGCCGACGTCCGGGCTCGACGCCACGGCCGCGTACCGCCTGGTCGCGGCCCTGGGCGGGCTCGCGGCCAGGGGGAAGACGGTCGTGATGTCCGTGCACCAGCCCTCCAGCCGCGTCTACCAGATGTTTGACGATCTGCTCGTGCTGTCGGAGGGCCGGTGCATATACTCCGGCGCCAGGGCCGACGCCGCGCCGTATTTCAACAGCGTCGGCTTCGCGCCGGCTTTCCCCATGAATCCGGCCGATTTCTTGCTTGATCTCGCTAACG GGGTATGCCAACTTGATGGTTTTAATGAAAGGGAAAGGCCTAATGTGAGGCAAACTCTAGTGTCATCCTACAACAATGTGCTTGCTCCAAAGGTTAAAAGGGCTTGCATGGAAGCTCCAGTGGTGGTGGCAAGCTCGCGGGAGAGGAACGCGAGCCCCCCGACAAAGGAGTACAGCTGCACGAGCCATTTAGTGACTTGGGCTAACCATTTCTGCGTTCTGTTGCAACGCAACCTCAAAGAGCGAAAGCACGAGGCTTTCAACTCTTTGAGGGTGTTCCAAGTGATTGCGGCCGCTTTGCTAGGTGGCTTCATGTGGTGGCATTCCGACTACAGAGATGTCCAAGACCGGCTAGGCCTCCTCTTCTTCGTCTCCATCTTCTGGGGCGTGTTCCCCTCGTTCAACGCGGTGTTCGCCTTCCCTCAGGAGCGGGCCATCTTCATGAAAGAGAAGGCCGCGGGGATGTACACCTTGTCGTCCTACTTCATGGCCCGGATCACTGGGGACCTACCGATGGAGCTCATCCTCCCTACCCTGTTTCTATCCATACTCTATTGGATGGCGGGGCTCAAGCCCGAGCTGACAGCTTTCGTCCTAACGCTACTCGTCTTGTTGGGATACGTGTTGGTGTCCATCGGCCTCGGCCTCGCGCTTGGCGCCTTCATCATGGATGCCAAGCAGGCGTCGACGATGGTCACAGTTATAATGCTCGCGTTCGTGCTGACCGGGGGGTACTACGTGCACAGAGTACCCCTGTTCGTGTCGTGGATAAAGTACACGTCCACAACGTTCTACACTTACCGGCTACTGATCAACGTCCAATACGGGGATGGGGAGAGCATTTCCTCGATGCTCGGTTGCTCCTCGACGAGGAGGCTCCACGAGACCTCGACTTGCAGATTCGTGCACGAGGACATCACCGGGCAGATCCACCCGGCGTTGAGCGTCGGGATTATGGTGATCATGTTTGTAGGGTACAGATTGCTGGCCTATCTCGCCCTAAGGCGAATCAAAGCTTGA